From Cucumis melo cultivar AY chromosome 3, USDA_Cmelo_AY_1.0, whole genome shotgun sequence:
attacttttaaattatacaaggAATATTGCATAATAGATTTCCTCTTTTCTTAGTTAACAGTGGGGTCGTGTAATTGAATAACTTACTTACGCTCGACTCTATTTGCTATTTAGATGGCTGCACCTATCTACAAGATAGCATATCGACTTGGAATGAATCCAAGTATGAAAACTACAAGCATTCTGAAAGCCGTCAGAATAAAAATTGTTCAGTTGCCCTTTTAAAGGATCGGTTCATAGACAGTGCAAAATCCAGAGCCTTTGATGATGATATCTTTGTTcgtgaagaaaatgaaaatcatGACAATTTTGATGAGAATGTAACTTTGCTTGCATTTGGGGAGCTGCCTGACGTGAAGAAAGATGATGGCTTAGGAGTGAATTTTGAAACTGATGCTCTAAATTCTGATCGCCTATCTCATGTTTTACCCCTTGGTCTTGAAGTTTTCAAAAGCAGAGCATTTATCTCAGAAACCAAAACCAGAACTGGTCAAGTGGAAAGTACTTTACTTAGGTTAGAGCCTAGCGGTGCAGAATACAACTATGCAGCAGATTCAAAGGGGTCAAAGGTATTGGAATTTAACATGGAGGCCAAGGGAGCCTCAAATATATTAGAACGGGACACGGACAAGTACCTCAGAAATCCATGTTCTGCTGAGGAAAAATTTGTTACCTTGGAACTCTCTGAAGAAACATTGGTGCGTACTATTAAAATTGCTAATTTTGAGCATCACTCTTCCAATTTGAAGGAATTTGAGCTTCTTGGAAGTTCGATTTATCCTACAGATGTTTGGATAAAGCTTGGAAACTTTACTGCTGCAAATGCAAAGCATGCTCAAAGGTTTGTCTTAAAGGAGCCAAAATGGGTGAGGTACCTGAAATTAAGACTTCTAAGTCATCATGGTTCAGAATTCTACTGCACACTAAGTGTCTTTGAAGCTTATGGATTGGATGCCGTTGAGGAAATGCTGGAGGATTTGGTTTCGGTTCAGGACAATACCTTTATATCAACAGGACTTCCTGCCAACAATGAACCGACAACAAAGTACGAGAAAGAGCATCATAACTACAACGGAGTAATATCCTCTTTAAGGAATGAGGCGGATATAGTAGAGGACTTTGTTAAACAAGACATACCGGATAGGTTTCAAGAACTGCGCCCTCATCATCAAGCAGGCAGGATGCCTGGGGACACTGTTCTGAAGATACTGATGCAGAAAGTTCGCTCATCCGATTTAAACTTGTCTATCCTGGAGCGGTATTTGGAAGAACTACATTCcaaatatggaaatattttcaaacaGTTCAATGACGACATTCGGGAGAATGACATACTCGTTGAGAAGAATCATGAAGACATAAGGAATCTCCTCAGAATCCAGGAGAGCATTGTATGTTAAATTTCTTACCTCCATATGATTCTAAGTTGTTATTATTCGAGATTGATCTCTATAATCTTCAATCTATATATTTAAATGTTATCTTTTCAGGGTAAAGATGTTAATGATCTCATTTCTTGGAGGTCCTTTATTTCTCTGCAGTTGGAAAATCTACTCAGAGACAATGCAATTCTCAGGTTAACCCCTAACCTTTGCTTCATATTTTTtatctttgttttttaaatcaagaaaaattttatctatttaaattttttttttgataaaaatgaTTTCTAAAAAGCTATTTTGAGAGAGGGTTTGTTTGACAAACACTCCAATTTTTCTCAAAATGATTAATTTTTAAAGGTAAACAATTGAAAAGTTAAATCAAACAAACGTATCATTAATGAGTGAGCGTTTGTTTATTGTCTGTAGATCTGAGATGAATGAGGTTAGGGAGAAACAAAATGCTCAAGAGAACCAAGACGGTACGATGGTTTTTGTatgtattgtttttttattatttggaGTGACAAGGGTGTTCATAGATGTGGTGGTTAGTGTTTATAGAAGAACAAGAAGTATGGAAAAGAAGAGTAAATCTGGGAAATTTTGTATGACTTCTTCCTGGATTTTGTTGCTTCTGAGTTGTAGcatcttctttttcattcttttctaGTTTGTAGTTTCATTCGTAAGTAATGTATCCACACTTGCAAATTTTGTGTACCCAATGTGCTCAATATACCTCTTTTTTTCGCTTAAAAAACTAAGCAAACACACATACCTTatcatttattaaattaaagatATTTTAGTAAGTTTAAAGATAAACTTAGACACACCTATGTTACATCTAATACATTTGATATACACTTGGTACATCattaatacatatttgatatatttGTCACATTCAATAGACTACTAATATACacttcatttttattttgataCATTTGATACACCTATGTTATATACTTGATACTCTTCTAATAGGCATTTGATACACATGACATATACTTAATATACGTTTGGCACACATTTATTACACGCTTGATACATACTTGATACACGCTTGATACATATTTTATACCAAATATTTGGATTTACAATAAAAGGTTCTTAATTTTTGCTAAAGAATTGGGTAAAGAAAAATATATGGTTTTGGTTTTGTAAAAATATAAATCACAAATGCATATTATTATAACTCAAATTAAAATGATCTACAcctcaaacacaaactattactATTTATCTATGATAATATAGGACTATATTAATAACTCAATTTCTTATCCCAAATGTCCTCTAAAATCGTATCACATTGTTTTGACAAAGTTAATAAAGATcaatttatttacaaaaatgtcaTGTTAATTTATTTACTCGAATCTCATTAGGTATATTtacttaattattaaattaagaattcttaatatttagttattttcattatttatgTCTATAAATATGTTCATCAAGTGTATTAAGAGCATATTGGATATTGGACttgttttttttcatatttacaAATAAATGTGTGACAAACTTGCAAATCTTAAACTTCAAATTTGTCACAGTGCAATTTTCAATATGATTTTGATACATATACTTCACAATTTCTTCAATTAGAGTGAAAAAGTTGTTTCAAATGTTAACTGTCGAAAATATtcaatatagcaaaatttttcACCGAATAAACACAATGAAGCATCTAATAATAATAGATGATAATTATCTATCAatatcaatctgtcaatgataattttgttatatcGTATACATTTTTGCTATAATTATAAACAAGCTCTATTACTTGTTTACTGTGGATATTGTTAAACAATAAAATTATCACCGGCCAGCATTTTCactctaaatttaaaaaaaaagtattcaCATATTATgaaatgattattattatttagttagttttactTAAAAAAGTTATTGTAACCGGCAAactaagaaaaataattataaaatataataaaattttagattctatcaacaAATATTAATAAACTTTCTATTGAACTTAAAATATATTAGTATTTTGATACAAtctaaaatttttctatattttaaaaatatttagaccAAACAACTTAGATTTCTTGGAACCTCCTAGATCTAAATTACAAGAGGATATTTGCGTCTGTGGGTTGATTCAACTATACAAAGCTTTTAGATCAGAGTCATTTTATAATGATCAATTCTTGAGGTTCTTTTAGTGTCGGCACAAATAGAGCCCACCAAGGGCAATACATACAGTTAGAGGTTTACTTTCTCAACTCTGTTTACTTGGATAGAGTCATATTGGATGATCcccaaacataaacataaaaggTTTACTTTCTAAAGTTAAGTTTATTAACATTATTTCTACCTctaaataattttgtttctttgatATCTATGGTTTATCAATAGTTTAAAAAACCAACTCAAAagttgaaagaaagaaaatagcaTTCAAACTTTGGTTTGCTTTTCAAATTATTGGCATAAAGTAGACAACAAAGTAAAAAAtttgaaggtggaaatagtattcataaatttaatttttcaaaacaaaaaattcaaatggttatcaaacaattgtaataacttatttttttttgcTAAGGAGAATATATACgtccacttttaaatttgttattttagtTGGACCATTCTACGgaagaaacaattttaaatataaatataaaagaaaaatgaaatttgcCATGGGTATTAGAGGAAAGAAAGTTAGGAAATTGGAGCCAAAACTCCAAACCCCCATTCATTTTTGGTTTAACACTTAAGCAAGCTTTTAATTGGGGACTTTAAAAGCTTCAATCTCAATTGGTAAAAGTTGAAGAAATTAATGACGTGGGGGTGGAAGAAGAAAGCTACACCGttgatttatttttcttaacCCGTGAGGTAAGGGATATTAAAGAGTGTCACCAATGAGGAAGTCCAAGTCAGCTAGACAGCCACCACACAAATAAGGAAAATATCTTGATGGTCGGAGAGATGTAGGTACCATTCCCAATCCCCTTTGTGCCATCTTTAATTCAATTATTGATCATTTCCTCTTTGCATTCTATAAATAAAACCCATTTTGGTGGTAATCAATTACATCATCCAATAGCAATCATTCCCTTTTCCGTTTCAATCAGTTTCTTTCTTGATTACGATCTTGTTTGCagaaaaatagaagaagaatCTACGAGTACGCTATTgaacaaatgaaaagaaaaaatatcgCCATGGGATCAAACCCTTTAGACCTCATAGAATATAACCACGACCAGCAGAACACAGCCTCCACCTCATCTCCAAAGAAGAACCTCCCGGAAGGAGTTCACTAGaacaaatataggctttaatgtcggttgggaaaaatggaaaatgaacattaatgtcggttttgaaaacgcggatgtttaatgtcggttttccaccgacattaaagactaagctttaatgtcggttttccaccgacattaaagactaagctttaatgtcggttttaaaccgacattaaaggtccgccattttgaaaaccgacattaaaggtccatttaatttttttttaataattttattttgtgaaaaaataatagtctctctcttactttactctttcgaCCCTCTCCTACTCGCGCAATCCCTTTTCTTCTCCAAATGAATTCGTCCATTTCTTCTTCGGCGACTTTTTCTTCTCCGATGCCCGTTCCTTCTCCGACTTTTTCTCATTgtttttctcatcttcttttctttttctgaatCCTTCCCATATTCATCCAAAGGCATGCTCATCCACTTTCTGTAGAGGTAAATTCGTATTTTACATTTTCCATTCTTCATCTTCGATTTTGATTTTCGATTTTCATTTGGGTTTCCTTCCTTTGAGTTTCTGTTTTCCCATTTCGTTCAATGGGAATGTTGCGGttgattgatttgtttttttataattttatgaaCTATTCATATCCAactttagggtttagggtcgAATCACCATCGCTctctattttctcttcttcttcgatAGTTCCGTCACTCTCTTCTTATGGATTGTTGGTCCCTTTCTCTCCCTCTCGACGACGAGTTCAAGAAGCTCGTCAATCGTATGAACCCTCACaggtttctttttctctttaatctTCGATTTTCATTATGGGTTTTGTTTACTCTGTTTCTTTTCTTAAATGGGTTTTGTTTTCCAGGGTTACCATTGATAATGATTCCATCAGAAAAGCTACTCCGATTaaggtctttttttttctacttcaattattatttatccCTTCCATTCCTAACAGCGCTGAATTTCGCCGTAAACTCTCTGCAGTAATCAGCCCTTTCGTTGCATCAGCAAGCAGCCGAAAACCGCTGCAAAGCTCAGACACAAACACCTCGACGTCGAGCTTCTGTGCCATCACCGGCAACAAGTCTTCATACCCTTCATCCACTCTACTTGAGGTATTATGATTTTGATCCATtgcttgatattttatttgaagtGCTTGTGCCTCACGTTGTAGATATGAACTTTATAAGATTTGTATTATGTTCTTATATCATAGGCCGAATGGGGACCCCTTCGTCATGTGCGTGTGATCAAAGAGCGCAATTCTGGCATTTCACGGGGTTTTGCATTTATTGATTTTCCTTCAGTGGTACATATAAATTTTCAGACTCTGTATTGGTTAATTATATCATATTTTTGTGGTAGGCATGTATAAGTTATTATTGATGAAATAGGGAGCAGCACAGACAATGATGGACAAGATTGGTGATGATGGTTTAGTTGTAGATGGCAGGAAGCTTTTCTTTGAGTACAGGTTTGTTCATTTGTCTGCATAATTAAGATATATCACTCAATTTGATAGGTCTACCATTTCTCTAATTGTGTATAGGTTTCTTttctgtttctattttttacTTGGAGTTTGAGAAAAGCTGGGATCATGAGAAATAGTCTCTGTATTTTATTCAATCAACAATACTTTTGTGCAAGTACGAGGCAATTCCATGGTTTAATTTTTCCTGCAAGCTTATTTTGGTTTTCATCTATTATGTACTACAGTAGTAAGCCAACGGGGGGTGCAGGAGGATCTTTTGCTGCAGAA
This genomic window contains:
- the LOC103485395 gene encoding SUN domain-containing protein 4 produces the protein MQRSRRALLQRRALEKTTNGRNRLYMFFLSLIFVSWGLFFLFSSWIRQGNSRKDGCTYLQDSISTWNESKYENYKHSESRQNKNCSVALLKDRFIDSAKSRAFDDDIFVREENENHDNFDENVTLLAFGELPDVKKDDGLGVNFETDALNSDRLSHVLPLGLEVFKSRAFISETKTRTGQVESTLLRLEPSGAEYNYAADSKGSKVLEFNMEAKGASNILERDTDKYLRNPCSAEEKFVTLELSEETLVRTIKIANFEHHSSNLKEFELLGSSIYPTDVWIKLGNFTAANAKHAQRFVLKEPKWVRYLKLRLLSHHGSEFYCTLSVFEAYGLDAVEEMLEDLVSVQDNTFISTGLPANNEPTTKYEKEHHNYNGVISSLRNEADIVEDFVKQDIPDRFQELRPHHQAGRMPGDTVLKILMQKVRSSDLNLSILERYLEELHSKYGNIFKQFNDDIRENDILVEKNHEDIRNLLRIQESIGKDVNDLISWRSFISLQLENLLRDNAILRSEMNEVREKQNAQENQDGTMVFVCIVFLLFGVTRVFIDVVVSVYRRTRSMEKKSKSGKFCMTSSWILLLLSCSIFFFILF